A single genomic interval of Hafnia alvei harbors:
- a CDS encoding helix-turn-helix domain-containing protein, with protein sequence MHSKNELIEGVLRWIDDNIEKRLKTKDVAKKSGYSSRYFQRLFLENTGQTIAVHVREKKIELAAMELKDANNSICDIAIKYGYDSQQTFNRAFIRRFHITPGKWRKKVISSKN encoded by the coding sequence GTGCACTCTAAAAATGAACTTATAGAAGGCGTACTACGCTGGATTGATGATAATATTGAAAAACGACTTAAAACTAAAGATGTTGCGAAGAAGTCTGGCTACTCTTCACGGTATTTTCAGCGATTATTTCTTGAAAACACAGGTCAAACTATTGCTGTACATGTACGAGAGAAAAAAATTGAATTGGCAGCAATGGAGCTTAAAGATGCCAACAACTCGATATGTGATATCGCGATCAAATATGGCTATGACTCCCAGCAAACATTTAATCGGGCATTTATAAGACGGTTTCATATAACGCCAGGAAAATGGCGTAAAAAAGTTATTAGCAGTAAAAATTAG
- a CDS encoding DUF1275 family protein, with product MNFTALKPSIYKSINHEIHYAMSFIGGGMEIISFKYLYKALIGYMTSNMIFGINSLAEGDFNFSSFYHILIIVIWMLLGAGHQIIANKYNFHAKSAMHGYAIAMTTSTFILLLFILIGQYMFRHDLLADSPTLSVMPLVTIGLLFMYIQNFIIRNGGTAYPTTTSVVTTVYVLMITRLAGSFNRNKTALERRASLSEGTHYVMVLIHFFAGAYITIKLSEYYQFDSLYLVFFALLFLTFKVWREHSILKNQFGKNVAS from the coding sequence ATGAATTTTACAGCACTAAAGCCATCCATATACAAATCTATTAACCATGAGATTCATTATGCAATGAGTTTTATTGGTGGAGGAATGGAAATAATTAGCTTTAAATATCTGTACAAAGCGCTTATTGGCTATATGACATCGAATATGATCTTCGGAATTAACTCGCTGGCTGAAGGCGATTTCAACTTTTCTTCCTTCTACCACATTCTCATTATTGTCATATGGATGTTGCTCGGCGCAGGCCATCAAATAATCGCTAACAAATACAACTTCCATGCAAAAAGCGCTATGCATGGATATGCGATAGCAATGACGACAAGCACGTTCATTCTTCTTTTGTTTATATTGATTGGGCAATACATGTTTAGGCATGACCTTCTTGCTGATAGCCCGACACTATCAGTGATGCCACTCGTTACTATTGGATTGCTTTTTATGTATATACAAAATTTTATCATTAGGAATGGTGGAACGGCTTATCCAACAACAACATCCGTTGTCACTACCGTTTATGTACTCATGATAACGCGCCTTGCCGGTTCATTTAATCGCAATAAAACCGCGCTAGAGCGACGAGCCTCATTAAGCGAAGGTACTCACTATGTTATGGTTCTCATTCATTTTTTTGCAGGGGCCTATATCACAATAAAATTAAGTGAATATTATCAATTCGACAGTTTATATCTTGTTTTCTTTGCATTGCTATTTTTAACGTTTAAGGTTTGGAGAGAACATTCTATATTGAAGAATCAATTCGGAAAAAACGTCGCGTCATAA